In Listeria cossartiae subsp. cossartiae, one genomic interval encodes:
- a CDS encoding DEAD/DEAH box helicase, whose product MEHFTAIQNKMIPYSVKQAGKKLMEDGEIIQFREKDASDHFLTYFIDQNVVEDAGNENYACSCADFQLNAICKHIYATHLKMEKEKQKAAKQDFKNRILTQESNTLLSLFQQNMAQQFEVEEDNTNKTPLQTQYIIRLKPDDTSYIMTIEVKVGTERTYVVKNMNTFLAAIRDRQWLVFTKNFAYDPNEHFFAEEDKQILDKLLQISEIAKMYDTDSFYWSKSYAEEKNLTIPPSMASELLELLTERDTTCIIMKERVEDIKYRGINVRHDNLDFIFELKKSADDKYQLELEDLQQAIFFEAYQLLFFDGTFFIPAKEVWESLKPLIEFHKVTKNEVVQFSESQLSEVISYVLPALQKSGKLKLDDSIEDRITQQPLDCKLFIALEYGEHTLRLEYHYGNQLFDPFATTEEENEKIMIRDVEKEARVMNIIESAPVHFSGTKMVVNKQEKDLYQFYYRTIPKLAEYAEIYMEDGLEEMVEENVRPVTTLDVSSDNDYLSVSFDFKGIPEEEVQNVLESLREKRSYHRLKSGRFLSLESENYKQMEDVLQMLEVRKKDVQANMQVPLYRGMQIYDILGAGTQDEHHKFSRSFRELLTDITTQSEDSFTLPKGLKAELRDYQLTGFEWMKSLAKYNLGGILADDMGLGKTVQTISFLASELEDNPNLKPVLIITPASLLYNWQSELEKFAPAIPVTVLHGTKQSRMAEMEEMKRGHVYLISYPSLRQDIVHFADVAFSSVIIDESQAIKNYHTKASQAVRALKRNHVFALSGTPLENSIDELWAIFQTLMPGFFPSLRKFKEIPYDNIAKMIRPFLLRRLKQDVVKELPDKIETNLYSELTDEQKTIYLAYLEKIQADLEASNGNAGEERIKLLAGLTRLRQICCDPSLFVENYQGESGKLLQLFDTIQTARENGKRILIFSQFTGMLSIIRQKLEEDGQTLFYMDGKTPSKTRLDMVNAFNEGENDIFLISLKAGGTGLNLVGADTVILYDLWWNPAVEEQATGRAHRIGQKRVVQVFRMITKGTIEERIFDLQKKKQALVDELIQPGEQMLGKLSTEEIKQILQLDNGRDDK is encoded by the coding sequence ATGGAGCACTTTACAGCAATTCAAAATAAAATGATTCCATATAGTGTGAAGCAGGCTGGAAAGAAACTGATGGAAGACGGAGAAATTATTCAGTTTCGTGAAAAGGATGCATCAGACCATTTTTTAACGTATTTTATTGATCAAAATGTCGTAGAAGATGCTGGTAACGAAAATTATGCGTGTAGCTGCGCGGATTTTCAGTTGAACGCCATTTGCAAACATATCTACGCCACACATTTAAAAATGGAAAAAGAAAAGCAAAAAGCAGCCAAACAAGATTTTAAAAATCGCATTCTCACACAAGAATCAAATACGCTTCTTTCCCTTTTTCAACAAAATATGGCGCAACAATTTGAAGTGGAGGAGGATAATACGAATAAAACGCCTCTTCAAACCCAATATATTATTCGTTTAAAACCGGATGATACTAGTTATATTATGACGATTGAAGTGAAAGTTGGGACGGAACGGACCTATGTTGTCAAAAACATGAATACATTTTTAGCCGCGATTCGCGATCGGCAGTGGCTCGTATTTACCAAGAATTTCGCTTATGATCCAAATGAGCATTTCTTTGCGGAAGAAGACAAACAAATTCTTGATAAACTGCTACAAATCAGTGAAATTGCCAAAATGTATGATACGGACTCTTTCTACTGGTCAAAATCTTATGCCGAAGAGAAAAACTTAACAATTCCTCCAAGCATGGCGAGTGAGTTGCTAGAACTTCTCACTGAACGCGATACGACGTGCATTATTATGAAAGAACGCGTGGAAGATATTAAGTATCGCGGTATCAACGTGCGTCATGACAACCTTGATTTCATTTTCGAACTCAAAAAAAGTGCCGACGATAAATATCAATTAGAATTAGAAGACTTGCAGCAAGCAATCTTTTTCGAAGCTTACCAATTACTATTCTTTGACGGTACTTTCTTCATTCCAGCCAAAGAAGTATGGGAATCTTTAAAACCATTAATCGAATTTCATAAAGTAACGAAGAATGAAGTGGTACAGTTTTCCGAGTCGCAACTCAGTGAAGTCATTTCCTACGTTCTACCAGCTCTACAGAAAAGCGGGAAATTAAAACTGGATGACTCGATTGAAGACCGGATTACCCAACAACCGCTTGATTGTAAATTATTTATTGCGCTCGAGTACGGGGAGCATACGTTGCGTCTGGAATACCACTATGGCAATCAATTATTTGACCCATTTGCGACAACCGAAGAAGAAAATGAAAAAATCATGATTCGCGATGTCGAAAAAGAAGCCCGCGTGATGAATATTATCGAAAGCGCACCCGTTCATTTTTCTGGAACCAAAATGGTCGTTAACAAACAAGAAAAGGATCTCTATCAATTTTACTATCGAACCATTCCGAAACTTGCCGAGTACGCGGAGATTTATATGGAAGATGGACTCGAAGAAATGGTCGAGGAAAATGTCCGTCCAGTGACGACGCTGGATGTTTCTAGCGACAATGATTATCTGTCTGTTTCATTTGATTTCAAAGGGATTCCGGAAGAAGAAGTCCAAAACGTCCTCGAATCATTACGGGAAAAACGGAGCTATCACCGCCTTAAAAGTGGTCGTTTCTTATCTCTCGAATCAGAAAACTATAAACAAATGGAAGACGTACTCCAAATGCTCGAAGTACGTAAAAAAGACGTTCAAGCAAATATGCAAGTGCCACTTTATCGTGGTATGCAAATTTACGATATTTTAGGAGCGGGAACGCAAGACGAACATCATAAATTCAGCCGTTCGTTCCGTGAACTATTAACAGATATTACGACCCAATCCGAAGACAGCTTCACTTTACCAAAAGGTTTAAAAGCAGAGTTGCGTGATTATCAGCTGACTGGTTTTGAATGGATGAAATCACTTGCGAAATATAATCTAGGCGGAATTTTGGCAGATGACATGGGACTTGGGAAAACGGTGCAAACAATTAGCTTTTTGGCATCTGAGCTAGAGGATAATCCAAACTTAAAACCGGTCTTAATTATTACGCCAGCATCACTACTGTATAACTGGCAAAGCGAATTAGAAAAATTTGCGCCAGCTATTCCAGTGACCGTTTTACATGGGACAAAACAATCCCGGATGGCGGAAATGGAAGAGATGAAGCGAGGCCATGTGTACTTGATTTCATATCCATCGTTACGCCAAGATATTGTGCATTTTGCGGATGTTGCATTTTCGAGTGTTATTATCGACGAATCACAAGCTATCAAGAACTATCACACGAAAGCATCGCAAGCCGTACGTGCCTTGAAACGAAACCATGTATTTGCGCTCAGTGGGACGCCGCTTGAAAATAGCATCGATGAATTATGGGCAATTTTCCAAACCTTAATGCCAGGATTTTTCCCATCGTTACGCAAATTCAAAGAAATCCCTTACGACAACATCGCCAAAATGATTCGTCCGTTCTTGTTGCGCAGATTAAAACAAGATGTCGTCAAAGAACTACCAGACAAAATCGAAACAAATCTATACTCTGAATTAACCGACGAACAAAAAACAATTTACTTAGCTTACTTAGAAAAAATTCAAGCTGATTTAGAAGCAAGCAATGGCAATGCCGGCGAAGAACGAATCAAATTACTCGCGGGATTAACTCGTTTACGGCAAATTTGTTGCGATCCAAGCCTATTTGTGGAAAATTATCAAGGTGAATCTGGTAAATTACTACAGTTATTTGATACAATACAGACAGCAAGAGAAAACGGTAAACGGATTCTGATTTTCTCCCAGTTCACGGGTATGCTTTCGATTATCCGCCAGAAATTAGAAGAAGACGGTCAAACGCTTTTCTATATGGATGGCAAAACACCGTCGAAAACAAGGCTAGATATGGTTAATGCCTTTAACGAAGGAGAGAATGATATTTTCTTAATCTCGCTAAAAGCTGGCGGAACCGGACTCAACCTTGTTGGTGCAGACACCGTGATTTTATACGATTTATGGTGGAATCCAGCCGTAGAAGAACAAGCTACAGGACGGGCACACCGAATCGGTCAAAAACGTGTCGTCCAAGTGTTCCGAATGATTACTAAAGGAACGATTGAAGAACGAATTTTTGATTTACAAAAGAAAAAACAAGCACTAGTGGATGAACTTATTCAGCCAGGGGAACAAATGCTAGGAAAATTAAGCACAGAAGAAATTAAACAAATACTACAATTGGATAATGGAAGGGATGACAAATAA
- a CDS encoding AAA family ATPase, with protein sequence MRPIKLTMQAFGAYAKKEVIDFEKLGTEQIFVISGKTGAGKSTIFDAISFAIFGKANTFDRESFSMRSHFATDKEVTEVTLAFRLKDKIYQISRIPQQEIAKQRGNGTTTSPQKAELYELIGDELKLLASSVRDVNTKMEELIQLNVDQFRQILMIPQGEFRELLVSDSKEKEVILQRLAHTVYYEKVENLLWEKQKEAEILVVEARKKVAELAELSLPGVEVAGKTTSEISVLQTEAIQQEQAILAELETELSVIRKQTSEAVEKVTLAKEQLLDWQNLDAYTAEVAKLEAEKNFYQAIEVRVEAAKRASNLQSQDALCIRLKEQLEAAEKTEKQVALEAERIAVQFLHAKKQKEMLAEKEVELEANKRTLFQLEEMEPKIIELETVTVQKRRAELDWKEAADHLEKIVKSEQEIIAEMQLMEARLGEINQAEIANLEAINERTTMEADIEKKQEIVNKRMKMAAWNKQKQEEERTLAELLTEKAEIETTIKQEEVKRQQEQAAILATHLHEGDACPVCGSVSHPELAEFGEAANLEALEAASAKLHEKQLAIDSVEKSISQLEWQLSEWADIADVPLAEVEQTLAENIQQAKNVTEQIEMLQAKIAQKEIIQATLQTLKTNQDKAETAKNTIAVQVEHLHQLVQQATGKLSYLEQSIPADLRDKAVFEQQKKELNASIQAHINQAEQVDAVFKQAEKATTQLESTLQSAKKTTLGAKEALQEQRELFKAAMKQNDFSSYDAYKQALMSAEELKSQEEQLADFERKRHLAISRQADLTEKLKDKQKPNIEQLEFVMHEKQQQLSQSEENTIKQREFVAKRKELIENYQNSIQTVEKAEANYADIGLLADAARGKNARRLTFERYILAMFLDTIIHRANHRLSKMTSGRFELQRKMEKAKGNVQSGLELEVFDEYTGLTRHVKTLSGGESFKTSLALALSLAEVVQEMAGGISLETMFIDEGFGTLDPESLEAAVECLLETQENGRLVGIISHVPELKERISARLEVTATNHGSTTKFITASS encoded by the coding sequence ATGAGACCGATTAAATTAACGATGCAAGCGTTTGGAGCTTATGCTAAAAAAGAAGTAATCGACTTTGAAAAACTGGGAACGGAGCAGATTTTCGTGATTTCGGGTAAAACAGGCGCGGGAAAATCAACTATTTTTGATGCGATTAGTTTTGCGATTTTTGGCAAAGCGAATACATTTGATCGAGAAAGTTTTTCGATGCGCAGTCATTTTGCAACGGATAAAGAAGTTACCGAAGTTACGCTTGCTTTTAGATTGAAAGATAAAATTTACCAAATAAGTCGGATTCCACAGCAAGAAATTGCGAAACAACGTGGCAATGGAACGACTACTTCTCCGCAAAAAGCCGAGTTATATGAGTTGATTGGCGACGAGCTAAAACTACTAGCAAGCTCCGTTCGTGATGTGAATACGAAAATGGAAGAATTAATTCAACTGAATGTGGACCAGTTTAGACAGATTTTGATGATTCCACAAGGTGAATTTAGAGAATTACTCGTATCGGATAGTAAAGAAAAAGAAGTGATTTTGCAACGGTTAGCGCATACGGTTTACTATGAGAAAGTCGAAAACTTATTATGGGAAAAGCAAAAAGAAGCGGAAATTTTGGTTGTGGAAGCGCGTAAAAAAGTGGCAGAACTTGCGGAACTAAGTTTACCGGGAGTGGAGGTTGCTGGGAAAACGACGAGTGAAATCAGTGTTTTGCAAACCGAAGCTATACAGCAAGAACAAGCAATTTTAGCAGAATTAGAAACGGAACTGAGCGTTATTCGGAAACAAACCAGTGAGGCTGTCGAAAAAGTCACGCTTGCGAAAGAACAACTGCTTGATTGGCAAAATTTAGATGCATATACAGCAGAAGTAGCTAAATTGGAAGCAGAAAAGAATTTTTATCAAGCGATAGAAGTGCGAGTGGAAGCAGCCAAAAGAGCGAGCAATTTACAGTCTCAAGATGCCCTTTGTATTCGTTTGAAAGAACAATTGGAAGCGGCAGAGAAAACAGAAAAACAAGTGGCGCTGGAGGCGGAGCGGATAGCAGTTCAATTTTTACATGCCAAAAAACAAAAAGAAATGTTGGCGGAAAAAGAAGTCGAATTAGAGGCTAATAAACGTACGCTGTTTCAATTGGAAGAAATGGAACCGAAAATTATAGAGCTAGAAACGGTTACTGTCCAAAAAAGACGCGCCGAACTAGACTGGAAAGAAGCGGCTGACCATTTAGAAAAAATCGTGAAAAGCGAGCAGGAAATTATCGCAGAAATGCAGTTGATGGAAGCGCGACTTGGGGAAATAAATCAAGCGGAAATCGCTAATTTAGAAGCTATTAATGAGCGGACAACAATGGAAGCTGACATCGAGAAAAAGCAAGAAATAGTTAATAAACGAATGAAAATGGCTGCATGGAACAAACAGAAACAAGAAGAAGAACGAACGCTAGCCGAGCTGTTAACCGAAAAGGCAGAAATAGAAACAACGATAAAACAAGAAGAAGTAAAACGACAACAAGAACAAGCAGCCATACTGGCGACCCATTTACATGAAGGAGATGCTTGTCCAGTCTGTGGTTCGGTGTCACATCCAGAACTCGCGGAATTTGGAGAAGCCGCCAATCTTGAAGCACTCGAAGCAGCTAGCGCAAAGCTACACGAAAAACAATTAGCGATTGATTCAGTGGAAAAATCCATCAGTCAACTCGAATGGCAACTAAGTGAATGGGCAGATATTGCAGATGTGCCTCTAGCTGAGGTCGAACAAACATTAGCTGAAAATATCCAACAAGCAAAAAATGTAACAGAACAAATAGAAATGCTACAAGCCAAAATCGCCCAAAAAGAAATCATCCAAGCAACACTACAAACATTAAAAACCAACCAAGATAAAGCCGAAACAGCCAAAAATACTATTGCAGTTCAAGTAGAACATTTGCATCAGCTAGTTCAACAAGCTACCGGAAAATTAAGCTATTTAGAACAATCGATTCCAGCTGATTTGCGCGATAAAGCCGTTTTTGAGCAGCAGAAAAAGGAACTAAATGCCAGTATTCAAGCGCATATCAACCAAGCAGAGCAAGTGGATGCAGTATTTAAACAAGCTGAAAAAGCGACAACCCAACTCGAATCAACGTTACAATCCGCGAAAAAAACTACTTTGGGTGCAAAAGAAGCATTACAAGAACAACGCGAACTCTTTAAAGCGGCGATGAAACAAAATGATTTTTCGTCCTATGACGCCTATAAACAAGCGTTAATGTCCGCCGAAGAACTAAAAAGCCAAGAGGAACAACTGGCCGACTTTGAACGGAAACGCCATTTAGCCATCTCGCGCCAAGCGGATTTAACAGAGAAACTTAAAGATAAACAAAAGCCAAATATCGAACAACTCGAATTCGTGATGCACGAAAAGCAACAACAACTCAGCCAATCAGAAGAAAATACCATTAAACAACGCGAATTTGTCGCAAAACGCAAAGAACTGATCGAAAACTATCAAAATAGCATTCAAACCGTTGAAAAAGCCGAAGCAAACTATGCGGATATTGGATTACTAGCAGATGCTGCCCGCGGGAAAAACGCCCGCAGATTAACATTTGAACGCTACATTTTAGCGATGTTCTTAGACACCATCATCCACCGAGCCAACCACCGCCTATCGAAAATGACGAGCGGCCGTTTCGAACTACAACGAAAAATGGAAAAAGCAAAAGGAAATGTCCAAAGTGGCTTAGAACTTGAGGTGTTTGACGAATATACCGGGCTAACACGACACGTAAAAACACTTTCGGGGGGAGAAAGCTTTAAAACTTCACTCGCACTTGCTTTATCGCTCGCGGAGGTAGTCCAAGAAATGGCGGGCGGGATTTCGCTTGAAACCATGTTTATTGATGAAGGATTCGGCACGCTGGATCCAGAATCGCTCGAAGCCGCAGTCGAATGTTTACTCGAAACACAAGAAAATGGGCGCCTAGTTGGAATCATTTCCCATGTGCCAGAACTAAAAGAACGAATTTCCGCAAGGCTCGAAGTAACCGCGACAAATCACGGAAGTACGACTAAATTTATTACCGCTAGTAGCTAA
- a CDS encoding exonuclease SbcCD subunit D, whose protein sequence is MKFLHTADLHLGKIVSGVSMLAEQKYILAQITKIAEEEQVDALILAGDLYDRAVPPADAVKVLNDILVKWNVELGIPIFAISGNHDSAERLSFGSQWYESSKLYMKGKCTSEFEGIPFMDAEVWLVPYHEPAIIREAFADNSIRSFEDAMQAVTKQIRSKWDPSKAQILVGHAFVSGGIPSDSERQLAIGNVDRVSTNCFDGFTYTALGHLHHPHAIRHPSIFYSGSPLKYSFSEANDHKSVRIVEIDGKELVSVTERFLTPQHDMRIISGTLAELTENLVENPDDFFQVNLMDEGALIDPMGKLRQFYPNILHLERKKQTLKETQDSFEEIMKKDDLELFGQFFEYVNGTELTEAQQQKLADVFEQARKEDAE, encoded by the coding sequence ATGAAATTTTTACATACAGCCGATTTGCATTTAGGGAAAATTGTATCTGGTGTATCGATGCTTGCGGAACAAAAGTACATTTTGGCGCAAATAACGAAGATTGCCGAGGAAGAGCAAGTAGACGCACTTATTTTGGCGGGGGACTTATATGACCGCGCTGTGCCGCCTGCTGATGCGGTGAAAGTGTTAAATGATATTTTAGTGAAATGGAATGTCGAACTTGGTATTCCGATTTTTGCAATTAGCGGGAACCATGATAGTGCCGAGCGACTTTCTTTTGGTAGCCAGTGGTATGAAAGTAGCAAGCTTTATATGAAAGGGAAATGTACTTCGGAGTTTGAAGGAATTCCTTTTATGGATGCGGAAGTGTGGCTTGTACCGTATCATGAACCAGCAATTATTCGCGAGGCTTTTGCGGATAATTCGATTCGTAGTTTTGAAGACGCTATGCAAGCTGTGACGAAACAAATTCGTTCCAAATGGGATCCAAGCAAGGCGCAGATTTTGGTTGGACATGCGTTCGTTTCTGGCGGGATTCCGAGTGATTCCGAGCGCCAACTAGCGATTGGGAATGTCGACCGTGTTTCGACGAATTGTTTTGACGGTTTTACTTATACCGCGCTTGGTCATTTGCACCATCCGCATGCGATTCGCCATCCGTCTATTTTTTACAGTGGTTCACCTTTGAAATATTCTTTTTCAGAAGCGAATGATCATAAAAGTGTCCGGATTGTGGAAATTGATGGCAAAGAGCTAGTTAGTGTGACAGAACGCTTTCTAACGCCACAACATGATATGCGGATTATTTCGGGAACGCTTGCGGAACTGACGGAAAACTTAGTAGAAAATCCTGATGACTTTTTTCAAGTGAATTTAATGGATGAGGGTGCTTTGATTGATCCAATGGGGAAACTGCGCCAATTTTATCCGAATATTTTACATTTAGAACGTAAAAAACAAACATTAAAAGAAACGCAAGATAGCTTTGAAGAAATAATGAAAAAAGATGATTTAGAGCTGTTTGGCCAATTTTTTGAATATGTCAATGGAACGGAATTAACGGAAGCTCAACAACAAAAGTTGGCGGATGTTTTCGAACAAGCGAGGAAGGAGGATGCCGAATGA
- a CDS encoding lysophospholipid acyltransferase family protein, with amino-acid sequence MFYHFAKNLVHFILIIIGGRFQVQNKDKIIEAPYVVVSTHTSWIEILYLGFALSPTPVHYMAKQELFKGKFLNWLMTHLNAFPVNRDNPGPSAIKAPIRMLKAGKVVGIFPSGTRKTTNLHLKRGAVTIAHKAKVPMLPAVYDGPKTFGEILKRKKIIIRFGDPVLFNDTELDQKELLEVKSQELMNTFEQLQNEINQTKNK; translated from the coding sequence TTGTTTTATCATTTCGCAAAAAACCTCGTTCATTTTATTTTAATTATTATTGGTGGACGATTTCAAGTACAAAACAAAGACAAAATCATTGAAGCACCTTATGTGGTTGTTTCCACGCATACGTCATGGATTGAAATCTTATACCTCGGTTTCGCCCTATCGCCAACACCAGTGCATTATATGGCCAAACAAGAGCTATTCAAAGGTAAATTCCTTAACTGGCTTATGACGCACCTTAACGCCTTTCCAGTCAACCGTGATAACCCTGGACCAAGCGCCATTAAAGCGCCAATCCGGATGCTAAAAGCTGGCAAAGTAGTCGGAATTTTCCCAAGTGGTACTAGAAAAACGACCAATCTTCATTTAAAACGCGGCGCAGTAACTATCGCTCACAAAGCAAAAGTTCCAATGCTACCTGCCGTTTATGATGGACCAAAAACATTTGGAGAAATTTTAAAACGCAAAAAGATTATTATTCGTTTTGGCGATCCGGTACTATTCAATGATACCGAACTTGACCAAAAAGAGCTACTAGAAGTTAAATCTCAAGAACTAATGAACACTTTCGAACAGCTTCAAAATGAAATTAATCAAACAAAAAACAAATAA
- a CDS encoding DUF4259 domain-containing protein, whose translation MGAWGFDPWDSDEAADWFGEFMKHVDIDFIIQTVEEVENNEYDYDRIRAVSYIVEMLGKSYIWPVDYYENLDKMVEKLINLLTLMIEPDSDFLDMWGNNPEIKIAVQKQIDALKKRQQGK comes from the coding sequence ATGGGCGCTTGGGGTTTCGATCCTTGGGATAGTGATGAAGCGGCAGATTGGTTTGGGGAGTTTATGAAACATGTGGATATCGATTTTATCATCCAGACTGTAGAAGAAGTTGAAAATAATGAATATGATTATGATCGAATTAGAGCGGTATCATACATAGTAGAAATGCTTGGGAAATCATATATTTGGCCAGTTGACTACTATGAAAATCTAGATAAAATGGTGGAGAAACTAATTAATTTGTTAACGTTAATGATTGAACCAGATTCTGATTTTTTAGATATGTGGGGAAATAATCCTGAAATTAAAATAGCTGTACAAAAACAAATAGATGCACTAAAAAAAAGACAGCAAGGAAAATAA